The DNA window TAGAGCTAATATAGGAGCACCAATTGCATTAGAAAGTTTAGATTGTGCATCATAAGTAGCAATGGCTTTCCCACGCTCTTGTCGCGGAACCCAATGGCTGACTGCTTTAGCTGCAGATGGGAAAAATGGAGCTTCCCCGACACCTAATAACACCCTAGATAAGATAATTAGTCCCCATCCATTCGCTACTGCAGTTAAAAGGCAAGCTATTGTCCATATAACCGTAGCTACTCTAGTTACCCACTTAACTCCTATTCTATCTAGCAAAGGGCCTACGGGAAGTTGAAGAAGTGCATATGACCATGCAAATGCAGATAAAAAGATACCCATCTGACCTGCTGTCAAATTAAATTCTTTTTGTAATAAAGGCATAGCAATAGACATATTGATCCGATCAAAATAGTTTACCACTACCCCAAGAGCAATTAAGAATACAATCGACCAACGATGTTTTTTCATTCTTTTCCCTCATTCATCAAAGTTTTTATTCACCCTATAGTATGCGCTTTCATTTTTTGGAGAGCATTTTTATTCAAGTAATTATCTTATCCTGAGTTAGATCTACCTTTACCAAAAGTTAGATTACTATTCATTAGGAAAAATTATATTTTAGTTTGATTACTCTTTTATTGTTTAATAATAGGGTCTTATGATCAAATTCATTTTTTAACGTGATAATTAATTTAGAACGATCTAGTAAAAATAGAAATTTTCAAGATGGTTTCTAACTATTATAGCTTTGCACTTAAAGTTAATTTCAAATAATTTAATAAAGTCTTGTGCTTTATTTAAACTCATCATCTACTTGATTTTTCTGTTTTCGTTCTACGCATTCGATAACACCTACCTCTAATTTAATGAATTAGTTCCACCAGAAGGAACTATGAGTTACACAAAACGGAACTATAGCTTATTATACTGAATCAAATAACTAGAGGCAATATATATTTTGATTTTTCTAAAAACTGAGTATATAAATTTTTTTCTTTATACAATGCATTGTAGATCGATCTAATAAATGATAAGATGAAAACGTACTCAAATATCAACCTTTTAACTTTAGATTGTTTTTTACCTTAGAGAAAAACTACGTCCCCCCTCCTTGGTCCGTAGTTTTTTCTCTTTACTGCTATAAAAAAATGCAAGCAATTATGGCCTCTTCTTATTTAACACAATAAGCATAAATAATTATAAACTAAGAAGAGAAGATTTTACCTTCTCTTTTTTTATTTGCCTTTCTTTACTTCTCTTTAAGATTTACCGTGTTAAACTACATTTTGTATCTAAAAGATATATAGTAAACATCTCTTTTGGATACATAAGAGTGAATTAATGGAAGAATCGCAAAGTGGTTATAGTTTAAGTAATGTATTGTAATCCACTTTAGGACGTCATAGAAAAATTAGCTATGGCTTGATTTATCCGGTTCTGGTGCAAGAAATGTTAGTTAGAAATATAGAGTAGCAGTTTCTTCTACATTTCTGACTTATGAAGCTAATCCAAACAGCTTGTGAATAAATTCTTTTTGATTTTGGACAGACTTGTCCCGTAAAACAAGTTGCCCTTTTTTAATCATATGCATTGCTTCTATTCCAGAAATAACGGACTTCGCTGAGTGAAAGGACTTTAATCCTAACATTGAACGAACTCGCTTTTTAATAAACCGATGATCTTGTTCTATTACGTTATTCAGATACTTCACTTGCCTTACTTGGATGCCTACGGGCATCTTTTTTTCGTTCTTCAGCTCTTCAATCGATATAGGATAGGCAGGATTCTTATCGACTGTTATAACACGAGGCATTGAAACATGAAAAGACCGCAAAGCTTTCTTAAAGAATCGCTTTGCAGCCTTGTGGTCTCTTGTTTTACTTAGATAAAAATCAATGGTATTTCCTTCTGAATCAACGGCCCGGTACAAATATATCCATTGCCCTTTAACTTTAATATACGTCTCATCTACTCGCCAAGAATCGTTTGTTTTCTTAAGTTGACGACGAATTCTTTTGTCCATTTCAGGTCCATATTGATGTACCCAACGCATAATCGTTGCGTGAGCCATAGATAAACCACGTTCCTCCATCATTTCCACCAAATCACGAAAACTGAGGTTGTACCGTAGGTACCATCTTACCGTTGATAAAATGATGTCAGGCTGATAATGTTTCCATTTGAATGAAGATTGATTTGCCACACTGATCATGCTCCTTTTTTTAGGGTAATAGTATCAGTATGTCCAAGATTTAGAGATTACTTGCAATT is part of the Priestia aryabhattai genome and encodes:
- a CDS encoding IS6 family transposase — translated: MANQSSFKWKHYQPDIILSTVRWYLRYNLSFRDLVEMMEERGLSMAHATIMRWVHQYGPEMDKRIRRQLKKTNDSWRVDETYIKVKGQWIYLYRAVDSEGNTIDFYLSKTRDHKAAKRFFKKALRSFHVSMPRVITVDKNPAYPISIEELKNEKKMPVGIQVRQVKYLNNVIEQDHRFIKKRVRSMLGLKSFHSAKSVISGIEAMHMIKKGQLVLRDKSVQNQKEFIHKLFGLAS